TTCCGTTGAGAAAGACAACGCAAATTTGTAGAAAGTTTTCATTTTTCTCTCTTAATAGAATTTGTTTTGCCAATGGAATTCTTCTTTGTTAATCCTTGATCTCTTTTTCAAGAAAGAATTTATGTTATATTAATAATTATTTTTGTCACTGTTTTTATTCTAATAGGTTTATAAATGAAGTCCGTTATCCTATTGACATTAATTAGGCTGTATAATGACGGGTCTATTTTCATGAGTTCATCAGTTCCTACTAAGTATACCGAAGAAGAAAGTCTAATCAAATCAAAAAGTCTATTAACTTTATCAATATTTTCTTCGAGAAACCTGGTAGAATAGCACCCCAATAATGGTTGAGGTTCTTCATCAATAGGCATCACAATATCATATGGCTTATTACATAGATATTCTACTAAATTTTTAGTTAAAAATGGGAAGTCGCACCCAGTTATGAATACTCTGTTCTTATTCACGTAATTTAAACCTTCTTTTACACCCTTAATTGGTCCTTTGTACTCTCCATTTTCTAGAACTAAAATTCCTTTACTAACTCTCCTAGGAGACCTAGATACTATGATAGGATAGTCAAACTGCTCAACTAACCTTTCCAGCATTGTTTTAGAGTTTACCTCAAAACAGCACTTATCTGATCCAAATCTACTTGATAATCCACCAGCTAGGATAATGACGTCATATGAAAAGCTGTAACTCAATTTCTTCCCCTTTTCTGTAAAGTACATTTCTTTTAAGTATACCAAAAGCGTTAGCTTTTGTTAACACGCTATATAGCCCGACTCCCCATCTGAGAGGAATTGCCTCATTTCCCTTAACTGTAAACAAGTACAAAGAATCCATTGTGTGATTAACGTAAATGTCCTCTGCTAAATAACTCTTTACGTACTTCTTTAAATTGACCTTTAATATGTTAGACAGAACTAAAAGGCCAAATTCATGAAATGACGTAACTGCAGATACCACTTGTCCTGGCAATATTATTATTGGCTTTCCATTTATTTTACCTA
The nucleotide sequence above comes from Sulfolobus tengchongensis. Encoded proteins:
- a CDS encoding molybdenum cofactor guanylyltransferase, whose amino-acid sequence is MSYSFSYDVIILAGGLSSRFGSDKCCFEVNSKTMLERLVEQFDYPIIVSRSPRRVSKGILVLENGEYKGPIKGVKEGLNYVNKNRVFITGCDFPFLTKNLVEYLCNKPYDIVMPIDEEPQPLLGCYSTRFLEENIDKVNRLFDLIRLSSSVYLVGTDELMKIDPSLYSLINVNRITDFIYKPIRIKTVTKIIINIT